In Triticum aestivum cultivar Chinese Spring chromosome 5B, IWGSC CS RefSeq v2.1, whole genome shotgun sequence, the following proteins share a genomic window:
- the LOC123113920 gene encoding YTH domain-containing protein 1-like — protein sequence MHLVLLYLDSLDVDEPIASTVPRVSVWDSDLISKVIKKEKKGRGEFGKLQLKTEFARFADESLFGSLDHVTKFVAARLPNSYDSNKQKKLVGMVHEICSEISHSMGKLVQGIGKLDDNGGTTSAPAADNVARPSSSRSRERRDAGGNDPHTLPSDEESYQSGSDTDDGQEDESEELDGAEGDSDSNDDDGDGNMHGETNSGGDNAQDQEDEEEETRREEVEVDVGDIETEDEKEDEDGEEEEDEEDDVNKHEEDKEGDDGSDGGGGNGGSGDQTTGRGHSGGTNEDRAKDGSHEPAENDSESKEGASMQYWIKRKQNSQEIESPEQFSLLDLVKLDVRKEGTPPDFPMLEVAYVSDGLSVRWEMKRIFKELIDSLEFKKTFEFRLEDICPRKTRIELMQQVCDLSHMATAAGPMHQVAVAAAKGRPPKPPKKQRKVTFIDQPTVVTCDVLDQLGAEYMSRNEARGQSIQMPGTRQVGITQKATTVENQAPTFEIQATMTNSKTTPGFDHSSKPSMPREDPVAHSRNSAPDARKLSVDAKESYVKQL from the exons ATGCATTTAGTT CTGTTATATCTGGACTCATTGGATGTGGACGAACCGATCGCAAGCACGGTTCCAAGAGTGTCGGTTTGGGATTCTGATCTTATTTCCAAGGTCATTAAGAAGGAAAAAAAGGGCCGGGGGGAGTTTGGCAAGTTGCAG CTCAAGACCGAGTTCGCTCGCTTTGCCGATGAAAGCTTATTTGGCAGTCTTGATCACGTCACAAAGTTCGTGGCAGCAAGGCTCCCCAACTCATATGACTCAAAC AAACAAAAGAAGCTTGTCGGGATGGTGCATGAAATATGTTCTGAAATATCACACTCAATGGGCAAGCTTGTACAGGGAATTGGGAAACTTGACGACAATGGCGGCACAACTAGTGCGCCAGCAGCTGACAATGTTGCTCGTCCAAGTAGTTCACGTTCAAGGGAAAGGCGTGACGCCGGTGGAAATGACCCCCACACACTTCCCAGTGATGAAGAATCTTACCAGTCAGGGAGTGACACAGACGATGGCCAAGAAGACGAGAGTGAAGAATTAGACGGTGCTGAAGGTGACTCCGACAgcaatgatgatgatggtgatgggaACATGCATGGAGAGACCAACAGTGGCGGCGACAATGCCCAGGACcaggaggatgaggaagaagaaacACGACGGGAGGAAGTAGAGGTAGATGTTGGAGACATTGAGACGGAAGATGAGAAGGAGGATGAAgatggggaagaagaagaagatgaggaggatgacGTGAACAAACATGAGGAGGACAAGGAGGGCGACGATGGCAGCGATGGTGGTGGCGGAAATGGGGGGTCTGGTGACCAGACTACTGGCAGAGGTCATAGTGGTGGCACTAATGAAGATCGGGCCAAGGATGGGAGTCATGAGCCAGCTGAAAACGACTCCGAAAGCAAAGAGGGTGCATCTATGCAGTATTGGATTAAGAGGAAACAAAACAGTCAAGAGATTGAAAGCCCAGAACAATTTTCGTTGTTGGATCTTGTGAAGCTAGATGTCAGAAAGGAGGGCACCCCTCCCGACTTCCCGATGCTGGAAGTCGCCTATGTGTCAGATGGTTTATCTGTTCGTTGGGAAATGAAACGGATTTTTAAAGAGCTGATTGACAGTCTGGAATTTAAGAAAACATTTGAATTCAGACTGGAAGATATCTGCCCCCGGAAGACACGAATCGAACTGATGCAACAAGTTTGTGATTTAAGTCACATGGCCACAGCAGCCGGACCTATGCATCAAGTCGCCGTAGCAGCAGCAAAAGGCCGTCCACCAAAGCCACCGAAGAAACAAAGGAAGGTGACCTTCATAGATCAACCAACCGTTGTAACATGTGATGTTTTGGATCAGCTGGGAGCTGAGTACATGAGCAGGAATGAAGCAAGAGGTCAAAGCATCCAAATGCCAGGAACCAGGCAGGTGGGTATAACTCAGAAGGCAACTACAGTAGAGAATCAGGCACCCACCTTTGAAATACAAGCAACCATGACCAACAGCAAGACAACCCCTGGGTTTGATCATTcaagcaaaccaagcatgccaaggGAGGACCCAGTTGCCCATTCAAGAAACTCAGCACCAGATGCAAGGAAATTGTCCGTTGATGCAAAGGAATCATATGTAAAGCAGTTGTAG